The segment TAGCGCCCTAACCTCTTCCCAAAGCTTGTTTTGGCCCTCCCTTAGCGCCCTAACCTCTTCCCAAAGCTTGTTTTGGCCCTCCCTTAGCGCCCTAACCTCTTCCCAAAGCTTGTTTTGGCCCTCCCAAAGCTTCCTCTGGCCCTCCTCAAGGGCATCAAGCCTCTTGATTATCTCCGACATGCCCAAATAGCCAGCTACAGCGTATCTGAACTCTGGATCCTTGTCCAATAATTCTAGCACTTCCCTCCTCAATGAGCCCATTTTCCGCCGCCGAAGCCTCGCCCAGATTGGTTTGGGGATTTTGATTCTTTTAAATACTGCGGGACCTCGTCAAATAGATAGGCCCATTAGGCCCTTATGGCCTTAAATTACTAAGTTCAATTACGAAATTCATGAAGCCAATCCCACCGTCCTTTGACGAAGTAGAAGGGCGACTTCATCGCTCAGCCGAATCTCTGGCAAGGCTTATGCCCATCGTATACTTCTCTCCACCTATGTCCCAATCCTTAACGTATTCGGCCTCGACCTTACCCCCGGGGATTATCCTCAGACCCTTAACCCTGACCTCTTGGCGTATGTAATCCCCCTCGCCCATTATCATATCGACTTTATCCTCGGGGGCCGATATCCAAACGTCCACATAATCGTCTACCCTAAGATCCATCTCCTTCCTCATCTGCTGAAGCCTGCGGACCAGATCACGGGCGAGCCCTTCGGCCAATTCCTTCCCCGTCAGCCTGATGTCCAAGAAGACCGCGCCGCCATCAAAGGGTTCCGAGATCCATCCCTCCCCGACCTCCTCCCCCGGCTCCAAAAGCTTGAGGCTTTGGACGTTGCCCTGCTCTAATAGGATTCGCTCGGCGAAGCGCAGAGAATCCCTCAGCTCCTCCGAACTCGCGGCCACGGCCATGGATCTCAGCGGCTGCCTGAGTTTGATCCCAGCCCTCATCCTAGCCCTCGCGGCCGCCGCCAATATCTCCTGCGCAGCCCCCATGGCTCTCTCGGCCGATTGATCCATTAGGCCTTCATCGGGCGTTGGCCAAGGGAGCATATGAACACTTTTCGCATCATCTCCCAAAGCCCCCTTGAATGAGGAGAGGAATATCCGCTCGGAGAGGAAGGGGGCGAAGGGCGCCATAAGGACCAGCGAATCGGATAGGACCTTGAACAGGACCGCGTACATCGCCAGCTTATCCGGGTCGTCCCCCTCTCTCCACGCCCTCTTCCTAACGATCCTGATATAATTTCTGCTGAGGTCCTCGACCAAGAACCTCCGGATTGCCCTAGCGGCCTCGTGGAGGCGATACCCCTCCATCGCCTCCGTCACCTCCTTCAACAACTCCTGCTCTCTGCTCAATATCCACCTATCCTCCAACCTCATATGATCCCGGAGCCTTTGGAGGGGCCATTCGTTCGGCGCGAATCCGTCCAAGGCCATGTAGGTCGTCGCGAAAACGAACACGTTCCATATGACGTTTAAATCCCCCCGGATCTCCTCCAACCCCCTCCAAGAGAACTTCAGGTCCTCCCAGATCGTATGCTGCGCAACGTATAGCCTCAGGGCATCCCTTCCAGCCCTCTCTATCGCCTCGCCCGGGGTCACGTAATTGCCGAGGGATTTATGCATCTCCCTCCCGTGCTCGTCGAGCATGAAGCCATGCATCAGGACCGTCCTGAATGGGGTCCTATCCGATAGGATGACCCCGGCCCTGAGCAGCGAATAGAACCATCCGGATATTTGATCCCTCCCCTCGACTATGAAATCGACCGGCCACCAATATTTGCCCTCAGATTCGTCCTTTGGGAGCCCGAGGGAGGCATATGGGGCCATCCCGGAGTCGAACCAGCAAACGAGGACATCCTTAACCCTCCTCATCTCGCCCCCGCATTCGCATCTCCATTTGAGGGCATCGACCCATGGGACGTGGTAATCGATCAAGGATCCGGCCTCGGGGGCCCTCTTGGATAATTCCTCGGCTGAGCCTATGACCTCCATCCTCTCGCAGGAATCGCAGACCCATATGGGCATCGGGGTCCCCCAATACCTCTGCCTTGATACGACCCAATCCTTCGCGCCCCTGAGCCAATCCCCGAAGGCATTCATCCCGGCCCATTCCGGGATCCAAACCGCCTTCGAGCTCTCCCGGAGCATCTCGTCCCTGAGGGAGCTGACCTTTATGAACCATTGATCGGTGGCCCTGAGGATTATCGGCGTTTTGCATCTCCAGCACACCGGGTACTTATGATCCACCCATTCCTCGAAGAACAGTAAGCCACTGCTCCTGAGGTCCTCGATTATGACCCTATTGGACTCCCTAACCTCCAAGCCTTCGTATTTCCCGGCCCCCTTTGAGAACCTCCCCTCGTCATCGACCATCATAACCATCGGCAGGCCGGCCCTTTCGCCAACTACGAAATCCTCCTCCCCATGACCAGTGGCCATGTGGACGCATCCGGTGCCTTCGAATAGGGTGACGAACTCCTCGCTGAGGACAACCCTATGGGCGTTTGAGAGCCCTTGGAGGGCCGGGACCTCGAGTGGGGCGCGATATTCCAACCCCTCCAACGACGATCCCTTGAAGACTTGCAGGATCTCGTACTCCCTCCCGGCCAATGAGAAGACGTGCCCCACCCTCTCCTTGGCCATTATGAAGACCTCATCTCCGCTCTTGACCCTGGCGTATTCGAAATCCGGATGGACCATCACGCCCACGTTGGACGGTAGCGTCCAAGGCGTCGTGGTCCATATCAGTATGTATTCCCCCCTCGAGCCCTTCAATGGGAATTTCACGTATATGGAGGGGTCCCTCATCATCCTGTACTCGGTTATCTCGTAATCCGATAGGACCGTTTCGCAACGAGGGCACCAATGCACAACCTTTTTGCTGTGCTCCAGCAATCCCCTCTCATGTGCCCTCTTTATCGCCCACCAGCAAGATTCGATGTATTGGTTGCTATGGGTCATGTAAGGCGATTCCCAATCCATCCAAACCCCCAAGTTCTTGAACTCCTCGCTCATCTGGGCCGAGTTCTCCTCGGCGAGTCTCTTACATTCCTCGACGAACCTATCCACCCCGAACGACTCTATGTCCTTCTTCGTTTGGAATCCGAACTTCTTCTCAATGGCTATCTCTATAGGAAGGCCGTGACAATCGTAACCCGGTTGATCCCGCACATTATATCCCCTATGCCTCCTATAGCGAAGGACTATGTCCTTCAACACCTTGTTCCAGCAGGTCCCTATGTGGGGAATCCCGGAGGATGGGAAGGGGGGGCCGTCTAAGAAGTAGAACTTGGGGCCCTTGGAGAGGCGCGCCTTCACCTCCTCATAAATGCCGTTCCTGCCCCAATATTCGAAAACCTCGCCCTCGACCCTCTTCGGGTCATATGCCTTCTCCAATGCCGCGATGCGGCCCAAATATTCCCACCGTGATTGGCCGATCCATTTCCGATATGATGTCGAACGAGATTTATTCGATTATTAAAAAAGGTTTACCAAGCCCAAGGGGAGCTCATTCGATTAGAGCTGGATCCAGGGGCTGGATCGATGTCGTGCGCGGATCCATCTGAAAGGATGAGGAGGGCGCTCGCCATATTGGAGGAGGGTATTGAGGTGGAGGATTGGTTCAAGGGCATCGATGGCTTCGAATTGCTCATAGCGACAATCCTATCGCAATCCACTAATTACAAGAACGTCAGGATAGCCATGGAGCGCCTCAGGGCCAAGGTTGGGATCTCCCCCTCCTCCATAGCCGAATCGGACCTTCGGGCCATAAGGGATTGCATAAAGCCCGCGGGGCTCTTCAACCAAAAGGCCAAGAGGATAAAGGAAGTCGCGAGGAGGATCCTTGAGAATTACGGGGGGGATGTGGGAAAATTGCTCCTGAGCGATGATCCCCGGAACGAGCTGCTCCGCCTGCCGGGGGTCGGGCCAAAGACCGCCGACGTATTCCTAGCTTTCTATGGAGGGCTCAATATACTTCCGGTTGACACTCACATAAAACGGGTGGCAAAGAGGTTGGGCATAGCCGAGGGGGCGGGGGGCTATGAGGGGGTGAGGGCTAAGTTGGAGGAGCTCATACCGCCGCATAAGAGGAGGAGGCTTCACATAGTCCTGATAAAATTCGGGAGAAGCGTTTGTAAGGCTAAGGCGCCCGATTGCCACAGATGCCCAATAGCCGAGCTATGCCCAAGCGCCAAGCGCTTCCTCGAAACCGCCTCAGGGGATCGAGGTTGAGGGCCGAGCTATTGGAGAATCTTTTGAGCCTCCTGAGGGGCCCCCTCCCATCCCCGGAGGTCGTTCTCATGCCGGATTTCTATCTAGATCATTTCGTCAAGTTCGAGGGCGAGCTAGAGGCCTTCGCGAAATCCCTTCGGGAGATGGCGGAGCGCGGAGGGGGGAATTTCCCAATGACGGCGCAAGCCATCATGAGGGGCGGCAACGCCGCCAACACGGCCGCGGCCCTCTCAAAGCTGGGCGGGAGGCCATATTTGGTGGCCAAGGCGGATGAGCTCGGCCTATGGTTCTTGGAGAGGCGATCCGGCCTAAAGGGCCCAGAGCTGAGAGGCGTGAAGGCCTCTGGGAGGCAATCCATGACCGTGGCCCTAGAGCTACGTTACGGCGGGAGACTGATCAATTTGATGATAAATGATCCCGGGCCCGTGCGGGATTTCAGCCCCTCCGATTTGGATGAGGATGATGTGGAGGCGGTGAGGCGCGCTGACTTCGTATGCGTCCTCAACTGGGCGCAGAATTTGAGGGGCACGGAGCTCATCCAAGAGGTCTTCGGGCTCGCGAAGCGCGAGGGGGTCGGCAAGACCTTTTTGGATACTGGGGATCCCTCCCCGAAGAGGGATGAGATAAAGGTCCTGTTGAAGGAAGTATTGGGCCGAGGCCTCGTCGATGTTTGGAGCCTGAACGAGAACGAGGCCAAGTGGTATTCCTCTGCGATGGGATTTCATGCAACCGATGCCCCATGCTTCGAAATGGGGAAGTTCATGCATGAGGAGCTCGGCGTCATCATCGATCTCCATACTTCGGATTTCAGCTCGACGCATGGGCCCGGAGGAGATTGGATCGTCAATTCCCTCCCCGTCACTCCTTTGAGGAAGACCGGCGCGGGCGATGCTTGGAACGCAGCTGATATACTTGGGCATTCGATGCGCTTGGATCCGGAATTAAGGCTGGCGTTATCGAATGCCGCCGCCTCCTATTACATCTCGAACGAGGAGGGGCGCCATGCGAGCGCCGAGGACCTTAGGGCATTCTTGGAAGGCTTCCTGAAAGGCCCATGTAAACTATATTAGGGCGTTTATTTCCAAATAATGGGAGGGTCGAGGATGACGGAAGAGGGGCAAATCATCGATATATCCGATTTCAACAAATTGGACATGAGAGTTGGCACAATAGTGGAGGCCGAGAGGGTGATCGGGACCAAGAAGCTTTATAGGATAAAGGTCGATCTCGGGGAGCTCGGGAGGAGGCAAACGATATCGGGCTTGGTTGGATATTATAGCCAAAGCGAGCTCATCGGGAAGAGGGTCATATTCCTCGCGAACCTCAAGAAGGCGAGGATAGCCGGGGAGGAATCGGAGGGGATGATCCTAGCGGCCCTCAAGGATGGCGATTTGGCCCTATTGACCGTGGATAGAGAGATACCCAACGGGGCCAAGATCTCCTGAGGGTCGCCACCCATGTCCTCGAGGCGTAAGAAGAGTCCGGTGGAGCAGGACGTCCTTAGGCTCATAATGGATGCGGGGGACGAGGGGGTTTTGCAATCGGAGCTATGGAAGAACATGGGGGTCGATAGCCGCGAGGGATCGAGGGCCATATTGAGGTTGGAAAGGAGGGGATTGATAGCCCGCAAGAAGGAGCTCCACAGCGGCCGATGGACATATAGGCTGTTCTCGAAGAGGAAGTACGCCACAATAGACGATATAAAGGATATCCCATGCACCTTCTGCGATCTTGAATCGAGGTGCGGAGAATCCGATCTCTCCCCCGAGAATTGCGAAAGGATGATAGCTTGGATAACGGCCATGTTGAACGAGAGCGCCGAGCAGCGGTCCCATGAAGAAGCATAGGAGCCCTTGGATAAGGGAAAGGCTCAAGGACCAATACCATAGGATGGCCAAGAGGGAGGGCTATAGGAGCAGGGCGGCCTATAAGCTATTGGAGATCAACTCCCGAGAGGGGATAATCAAGGCGGGCGATAGGGTCCTCGATCTCGGGGCGGCCCCGGGGGGATGGATCCAAGTTGCATCCGAATGCGTTGGGGAGGGGGGTTATGTCCTAGGCATCGATGTCAAAGAGATCGAGCCGCTGCCCCTGAGGAACGTGGAGACAATAATCGCCGATATAGAGGGCGAGGAGGCCTTGAGGCATGCCTCCGATAGGGGCCCCTTCGATGTGGTGCTTTGCGATGCCTCCCCGAAGCTATCGGGCGCGAAGGACCTCGATCGGGCTAGGCAATTCGGCCTGTCTATGGCTTCCTTGAGGATCGCGAAGACGGTCCTTAGGAGGGGCGGGCATTTCCTGACTAAGGCGTTCGAGGGGCCGGAGGTTGGCGAGCTGAGGGAGGAGCTCCGGAAGCTCTTCTCGGAGGTCAAGATCCTGAAGCCCAAGGCCTCCAAGAGCGAGAGCTCCGAGATCTACGTTCTCGCCAAGGGGTTCATGTCTCGGAACGGGTTTTGACGATCAAACTTCCCGGCCCCTTCGATCTGATGATATAGGTTACTTTCGTTGATTGTAACATTCCATACAAGTTCTCATAAACCCCGCCACCCTCATCCTTTAATCCGAGGGAGTTGCAAGATCGCTTTGGCCCCATCATTGAGTATGGTTAATATGGTTAATTATGAAGGATGGGAATGGGCGATAAGCACAAAAATCTCGGGATCACATTTAACCTTGCCCGCAGTTCGCCATCCCATATCGCCCAAAAGCCTCCCCCATAATGCTGGGATTTCTCCCATCTCAATGTCTTTAGATACCGTCAAGCACCAATGCCTTGCCATGCGGGGTCAATTTTCGATCCCCCATTATGTTTTGGATTCTTGAAGATCGAAGCCCTTACAGCAAATCCATAGGGGTTTTTGAGCGATAAGACATAATATAGGGGGAAGATCGTAATAGAGCCATCTAGGTGATAAATAATGCCACTCGCCTCGGATGCGGAATTGGGCTATTACGCCCTATCCTTCATACTGGGGGTAGGGATCGGCTTCGTATTGGGGCTTTCCATAGGCGGGTTCCTCTTCGGGAGGGGAGAGCATGAATAAATATGATGACAAAAGCTTTAATTATTCAAGCCCAACCACATATTGGCGGTGAAATCGATTTGGCATATTTCGTCCCAGTCCCGGCGGCGAAGCTCCCTAGGGCATATCTGCCCTATCAGGTGCCGGCTGCGCAGGTTTGGTATCCGCCGCCCCCTCCGGAGCCCGTCTATTACTACGTGGAGCCCTCCTATGTCACCCCCGAGCCGGTCTTCTATCAAGCGCCGGCCAGGTACGTTTACGTTCCCCCTCCACCCACCACCTATCTATGCCCATATTGCCGCACAATCCTATATTGGGTGCCCAACGACTGGTATTGCCCATATCACGGCAAGATATCCAAGACTAGGTTCAGGTTCATTTGAGCCCTCCGCCAAAGAGGCCCGAGATCGCTTCGCTTAGCTTCGCTGGGAGCTCCCCCCTGTTCGAGGGCGAAACCTCGATCAGGATCGAATCCCCCCTACTCTTCGCCTCCCTCACCAATCGATCCTCCATCCTATAATGGATCGTGGCCAGTACAGGCTTCCCGCATTCAAGCGCCCTAGCGACCGACCCCCTGAAATCCTCCGATAGGAGCTCCATCGGGCCTATCTCGTCTATGATTATCAAATCGCATTCTTGGATCGCGATATCTATTGCGCCGGCGCCGATATCCCTCAGATCCCCCAAATTCACCCCGTATTTCCCGATCCTAGGCCCGCCAAGGCCGGCGAGGGCCAAGATCCCCTCCCTCCCCCTCCAAAGATCCAACAGCTTGAAGCCTATTCGGCCCCGATCCCCGACCATCTCAAGCGTCAAAACACCCCCAACCTTGAAGCCCATGGATTTGAGCAGCTCAGCGGTCTTCGCTGCGACCGTGCTCTTGCCGGACCTAGGCGGCCCGGTGAGCAAGATTACCCTTTTCCCCTTCAGGGCATCCTCCCCTCGCTTAAAACAAGGCTCCAAGGCTTTAATAACCGCGGCGCGAAACTTGTGGATGCCGATCGAAAAGGGATCGGGGGATTGGCCATAAGGCTGACGATAGCCGGGGCGGACGATTCCGGGAGAGGGCGGGAGGCCCCCCGATGGGCCCCGTGATAGGCCCCCTCGTGATCGCGGGCATAAGTATCGAGTTCCTCCATTCCAAGTGCGCCCCATGCCTCGCCAAATTGGGCGCCAAGGATTCCAAAGCGCTCCCACCGCGCTCGAGAGCGGCTTTGGCCGAGCTAATGGAAAGGGAGCGGGTCGGGATCAGCTATGCGGAGGCTTGGCCGGAGCTAATAGATGATTATGTGCTAAGGAAGGGGAAAACCGGCGGCTTGAACCGGTTGGAGGCCCTATTGATGGCGAAGGTCATCGAGGAACTCGGGGCCGACTTGGCCTATGTGGATGCTTCCGATACGGATCCGGATAGGTTCAAGGCCTATTTGGAGGAGGGGCTCGGAGGCGGGATCGATCTCGTTTGCGAGCATCATGCGGATCGCAAATATCCGGTGGTTTCTGCGGCAAGCATCTTGGCGAAGGTCAGGAGGGATGAGGCGATCGAGAGGCTAAAGGAGGAGTACGGAGATTTCGGCTCCGGATATGCATCGGATCCGAAGACCATATCCTTCCTGAGGTCTTGGTTGAGGGTCCATGGGGAGGTTCCGCCCATAGTTAGGAGGTCTTGGAGGACCGTGTGGAGGGCCTGTCAATGTAGGCTCGATGATCGATAAGGGCGGTGGGACGCCCTCAGGGTGGATTGAAGGTGGCCGAGATCATCATGTGATCCTTCTCGTATGGCTCTAGCCTAACGCGCTCAAGGATCCGAAAGCCCCTCTCCTCCAGGACCTCTATCTCTTGCCTATATACGCTCGATGGCGGCCTCGCGACATCCACGCTCCTAGATTTTATTGCGATTAAGGCCCCTCCATGCCTCCTCAAATATAAATCCGCGTTATCCGAGAGTATCCTAGCTTGATCGGCTTGCGCAACGTCGCAATATATGGAATCGAAGGTCATCCCCGGGAGCGCTGGATAATTCTCGGGAAACCTCGCATCGGCCAGGATCGGAAAAACGTTGCTCCTATGCGCGCAGACCTTGGCCATGAACTCCTTCATGACCCTCGGCGCGAATTCCACGCAATACAGTGAGCCCCCCTCGCCTATTATATCGCTGACGTGGCTCGCGGTCGTTCCAGCAGCGGATCCGAGATATAGGACGCGGGAGCCGGGCCTTATGGGCATAGCCCGCAACCCGTTCAATATAGCCGCCGCGAGCTTGCTCCTGAAGGGATCCCATAGCCTATATTCCGCGGAGCCCACCCGAATCAACCTCTCCCCATAGACCGAAACGCCCGGGGAGAGGTTCTTAGTCGCTAGCCTCTCCGATCCATCCTCAAGCCTTACGAGGTAGACGCCTTCGAGCCTTTCGTGCGGGCGCACTCCTATCTCTTGCACGGCCGATCCTCGCGGGCGGGGATGCGTACTTCTGCCTTATCTCCTCGATCCTCCTATTCAATCCTTCCTTGAGGGCCTCCCCCATGGGCTCCCCCCCGAAGGCATCCAGCCTCGCGGCTATCGAGAGCTTCCCGGCCAAGGCCCTAGCGATCTTACCCCTTTGCCACCTCGGAGATTCGTGGATCGGGCCATATTGGAATATGACCCCATGCTTTGGTGGCCTCGATCCGGTCCGGAGGGATCTGAAGAGGGCCTTCTCGGCACCCAAGACCTGGATCGTGCTCGCCGGCATCTTGGCCAAGCTCTCAAGGCCGCCCGCTAGCGATATGAGTCTAGCCGATAGGGATGGCCCAACTATGGCGCAGAGGTTCGGCGCGATCTTGGGCATGATCTCATCCAAATACTTGGCCATCCTATCCCTTAGCTTGAACGCCTCCAATATGGCGGCGGAGAAATCCCTTATCCTCTCCAAATCCTCATCCCCTATGTCCGCTCCGACCGAATTTTTAGCGAGTTCATCCAACCTCCTCGCCCTATCCTCTGGAAGACCCCTCTCGATGAGCCTCTCGAACTCGAAGTTCTCCCTTCGCCCGAGATCATGGACGAGCCTAGCGTAGGTTTCGTGCTTCTCCACCTCTTTATCCAGCTCAGGGAAATGCAATCCGAACCATTCCCTCAGCCTCCCGGAGAAGAGGTTTATCGTCTTATCGAGATCGTCCATTGCCCTAACGATCTGGATCGCATAGACATCGCGCCTCCTGCCCGCCAATGCAAGTGATGCCCTAGCCATCTCCAGCATGACCTCCCGCGCGAAGCTCGAGTAGCCAGCCTCATCCGGGAACAGCCCCAGCTCCACGGCCATGGCCGGTAGCCTCGCCTTGAAGGCCTCCAAGGCCTTGGATTTGGCCTCGGCCCTAGCCGCTATGCCCAAGGCCCTCCTAGCGGCTTCGGCCAATGGCTCGCTCTCGAACACCATCGCATCGAATCCGCTCTTCCTCAGCCCCTCGAGGAAGCCTCTCAGCGGCCCCTCCAATCTCCCCTCCCCAGCCCCTCTCAGGATCTCCGAAACCGCCTTCGGGTCCTTTGGGAAGCCCTCCCGAGCTATGACGTTTCCATCCCCATCGATCGCGAAGATCCCGATCGGGGTCAGTGAGATTATGCCCTCCATTCCAAGCACCAACGGCCCAACTGATTTATTCGGCGATCTAAAATATAAGGGCCAATTTGGAAACGTAGGCCGATTGAGGCGTGGCGTCATGGAGCTCTCCTCGGAGATCGCTGGTTTGAGGCTCAAATCCCCCCTCTTGCTCTCCTCGGGAATCTTGGGGCTGGATTGGAGGCTCATGAAAAGGGCGCTCGATTCGGGTGCCGCCGCCGTGATTACGAAATCGCTGACGCTGGCCCCGAGGAAGGGCTTCCCGAATCCCACCATAGTGGAGGTT is part of the Candidatus Bathyarchaeia archaeon genome and harbors:
- a CDS encoding RlmE family RNA methyltransferase gives rise to the protein MKKHRSPWIRERLKDQYHRMAKREGYRSRAAYKLLEINSREGIIKAGDRVLDLGAAPGGWIQVASECVGEGGYVLGIDVKEIEPLPLRNVETIIADIEGEEALRHASDRGPFDVVLCDASPKLSGAKDLDRARQFGLSMASLRIAKTVLRRGGHFLTKAFEGPEVGELREELRKLFSEVKILKPKASKSESSEIYVLAKGFMSRNGF
- the rnhB gene encoding ribonuclease HII → MGPVIGPLVIAGISIEFLHSKCAPCLAKLGAKDSKALPPRSRAALAELMERERVGISYAEAWPELIDDYVLRKGKTGGLNRLEALLMAKVIEELGADLAYVDASDTDPDRFKAYLEEGLGGGIDLVCEHHADRKYPVVSAASILAKVRRDEAIERLKEEYGDFGSGYASDPKTISFLRSWLRVHGEVPPIVRRSWRTVWRACQCRLDDR
- the nth gene encoding endonuclease III, which produces MSCADPSERMRRALAILEEGIEVEDWFKGIDGFELLIATILSQSTNYKNVRIAMERLRAKVGISPSSIAESDLRAIRDCIKPAGLFNQKAKRIKEVARRILENYGGDVGKLLLSDDPRNELLRLPGVGPKTADVFLAFYGGLNILPVDTHIKRVAKRLGIAEGAGGYEGVRAKLEELIPPHKRRRLHIVLIKFGRSVCKAKAPDCHRCPIAELCPSAKRFLETASGDRG
- the metG gene encoding methionine--tRNA ligase subunit beta — protein: MTEEGQIIDISDFNKLDMRVGTIVEAERVIGTKKLYRIKVDLGELGRRQTISGLVGYYSQSELIGKRVIFLANLKKARIAGEESEGMILAALKDGDLALLTVDREIPNGAKIS
- a CDS encoding fibrillarin-like rRNA/tRNA 2'-O-methyltransferase, with protein sequence MQEIGVRPHERLEGVYLVRLEDGSERLATKNLSPGVSVYGERLIRVGSAEYRLWDPFRSKLAAAILNGLRAMPIRPGSRVLYLGSAAGTTASHVSDIIGEGGSLYCVEFAPRVMKEFMAKVCAHRSNVFPILADARFPENYPALPGMTFDSIYCDVAQADQARILSDNADLYLRRHGGALIAIKSRSVDVARPPSSVYRQEIEVLEERGFRILERVRLEPYEKDHMMISATFNPP
- a CDS encoding carbohydrate kinase family protein — encoded protein: MRAELLENLLSLLRGPLPSPEVVLMPDFYLDHFVKFEGELEAFAKSLREMAERGGGNFPMTAQAIMRGGNAANTAAALSKLGGRPYLVAKADELGLWFLERRSGLKGPELRGVKASGRQSMTVALELRYGGRLINLMINDPGPVRDFSPSDLDEDDVEAVRRADFVCVLNWAQNLRGTELIQEVFGLAKREGVGKTFLDTGDPSPKRDEIKVLLKEVLGRGLVDVWSLNENEAKWYSSAMGFHATDAPCFEMGKFMHEELGVIIDLHTSDFSSTHGPGGDWIVNSLPVTPLRKTGAGDAWNAADILGHSMRLDPELRLALSNAAASYYISNEEGRHASAEDLRAFLEGFLKGPCKLY
- a CDS encoding C/D box methylation guide ribonucleoprotein complex aNOP56 subunit (functions along with aFIB and aL7a; guides 2'-O-methylation of ribose to specific sites in RNAs), with product MLGMEGIISLTPIGIFAIDGDGNVIAREGFPKDPKAVSEILRGAGEGRLEGPLRGFLEGLRKSGFDAMVFESEPLAEAARRALGIAARAEAKSKALEAFKARLPAMAVELGLFPDEAGYSSFAREVMLEMARASLALAGRRRDVYAIQIVRAMDDLDKTINLFSGRLREWFGLHFPELDKEVEKHETYARLVHDLGRRENFEFERLIERGLPEDRARRLDELAKNSVGADIGDEDLERIRDFSAAILEAFKLRDRMAKYLDEIMPKIAPNLCAIVGPSLSARLISLAGGLESLAKMPASTIQVLGAEKALFRSLRTGSRPPKHGVIFQYGPIHESPRWQRGKIARALAGKLSIAARLDAFGGEPMGEALKEGLNRRIEEIRQKYASPPARIGRARDRSAPARKARRRLPRKA
- a CDS encoding NTPase codes for the protein MEPCFKRGEDALKGKRVILLTGPPRSGKSTVAAKTAELLKSMGFKVGGVLTLEMVGDRGRIGFKLLDLWRGREGILALAGLGGPRIGKYGVNLGDLRDIGAGAIDIAIQECDLIIIDEIGPMELLSEDFRGSVARALECGKPVLATIHYRMEDRLVREAKSRGDSILIEVSPSNRGELPAKLSEAISGLFGGGLK
- a CDS encoding transcriptional regulator, yielding MSSRRKKSPVEQDVLRLIMDAGDEGVLQSELWKNMGVDSREGSRAILRLERRGLIARKKELHSGRWTYRLFSKRKYATIDDIKDIPCTFCDLESRCGESDLSPENCERMIAWITAMLNESAEQRSHEEA
- the ileS gene encoding isoleucine--tRNA ligase encodes the protein MEKAYDPKRVEGEVFEYWGRNGIYEEVKARLSKGPKFYFLDGPPFPSSGIPHIGTCWNKVLKDIVLRYRRHRGYNVRDQPGYDCHGLPIEIAIEKKFGFQTKKDIESFGVDRFVEECKRLAEENSAQMSEEFKNLGVWMDWESPYMTHSNQYIESCWWAIKRAHERGLLEHSKKVVHWCPRCETVLSDYEITEYRMMRDPSIYVKFPLKGSRGEYILIWTTTPWTLPSNVGVMVHPDFEYARVKSGDEVFIMAKERVGHVFSLAGREYEILQVFKGSSLEGLEYRAPLEVPALQGLSNAHRVVLSEEFVTLFEGTGCVHMATGHGEEDFVVGERAGLPMVMMVDDEGRFSKGAGKYEGLEVRESNRVIIEDLRSSGLLFFEEWVDHKYPVCWRCKTPIILRATDQWFIKVSSLRDEMLRESSKAVWIPEWAGMNAFGDWLRGAKDWVVSRQRYWGTPMPIWVCDSCERMEVIGSAEELSKRAPEAGSLIDYHVPWVDALKWRCECGGEMRRVKDVLVCWFDSGMAPYASLGLPKDESEGKYWWPVDFIVEGRDQISGWFYSLLRAGVILSDRTPFRTVLMHGFMLDEHGREMHKSLGNYVTPGEAIERAGRDALRLYVAQHTIWEDLKFSWRGLEEIRGDLNVIWNVFVFATTYMALDGFAPNEWPLQRLRDHMRLEDRWILSREQELLKEVTEAMEGYRLHEAARAIRRFLVEDLSRNYIRIVRKRAWREGDDPDKLAMYAVLFKVLSDSLVLMAPFAPFLSERIFLSSFKGALGDDAKSVHMLPWPTPDEGLMDQSAERAMGAAQEILAAAARARMRAGIKLRQPLRSMAVAASSEELRDSLRFAERILLEQGNVQSLKLLEPGEEVGEGWISEPFDGGAVFLDIRLTGKELAEGLARDLVRRLQQMRKEMDLRVDDYVDVWISAPEDKVDMIMGEGDYIRQEVRVKGLRIIPGGKVEAEYVKDWDIGGEKYTMGISLARDSAER